The genomic window TGGACGGTCCTGGGCATACTGGGGGTGGACAGACTTAGGGActgggagaggggaggtggatgggaggaggaaggagacggAGAGAGTAATGGAAAAAGAGAGCGTGTGTGCGAGACAGGTAGATAGAGTAGCAACAATTTTCAGGCTAAAAATGAACACCACATTTACTTTGCAATGTAGTTGGATGGCCGTTATTAAACGTTACTGTCTGAGGTAAATACGAGGTATCTTAAGTGTCTTACTGGCAAGGAGCTGTAGTCGGGAGGAGGTTGCAGCTGGGTGGGGGGGTGCCAGTGAGGTCTTGGATGAATGGGGCGAATAGAGACCCTGCCTCCGCTTGGGACAGGCCAACTGGCAGACCCTAGGACTGGCTACTGCAGTCTGCACCGCTGTgctcagctagagagagagacacacacacacaaagagaggaaACAAGAGAGATAGCTAGATatggagagatatggagagacacagatagagaggATTATacattgaggtgtgtgtgtgtggtgctcaCGGAGGCCAGTAGGGGGCGGTCATATTCCCAGCCTGCGGTGGGGAGGCGGGGCAAAGCCAGAGAACACACTCTATTGGATGGATAGGCACTCAGAGCTGCTACACTGACCTCCCATTGGGGAGATGatctggagaaggaggagagtcaTCATGCATTATACACATCATTAACATACTGTACAACATTATGAAGTGTTACCTGCTCTGTTCGAACCCAGAATGAAGCCGCTTCCTGCCACACAGCTGGGACCAGTGGGGCGTCAACTCTACAAGAAAAACAGTAACATTAAAAAGGTCATTATGAAGTCAATTATCCACAACACAAacatagagacagaaagagagagtgaaaaagggatagggacagaaagagagtggGGTGATCTTACCAAACTTGGTGGTGGAGCCATTTCTTTCAGGTGGGAGTTCATCTAGCCAGTAGACTGACCGTCTGGAAGGAAAAGaatcagtcagtctgtcagtgtgtgtgtgtgtgtgtgtgtgtgtgtgtttgtgtggcagtaCCGGTCAGGGAATCGGAGCAGGTTGGGTTTGGGCTGAGCGAGTTGCACCATCCGGGAAGTCATGGATACGTGAGCTGCTGAACCTTAACAAAAAGATGGCTGTTTATTGCACAGGAGGTtgatggcaccttaattggggatgacgggctcgtggtaatggctggagcggcataagtggaatggtatcaaatacatcaaatatGGGTTCCATGTGTTAgatgccattccattagctcCTTTCCAGACATTATGATGTGCCGtgctcccctcagcagcctccactggttgatTGTATTTTCCTTTAAATGTCTCTGAACACAGCACCTTTCTTCAATGGGAGACAAGTACAAAGTCAAAGGGATAACAATAACACCTCATTATGACATGTAAATAGGCTAACAATGGCATAAACATGACATAAGAGCTGTCATGACCACTAGTAAGAAAATATTTTCAACTTTCTCTCAAATATGCTGTCAACTATGCACTGGATGCCAAGTTGCCAACGACTTTATTTACTACTACAGTAGGAATAATTCACCTTGAACAATGATACCATAGGCTAGTGAGTCAGTTCATGAGTACACAGTATTAATCAGATACGTTTTTATAAAGTAAACGCAATATCCACGATTAGCAGCCTAAAATATTTGCACACATCACGTTATTTTATCACGTCGCCTACCTGCCGCTGCCACGCGATCAACTTGGGGTGTGTTCGTAAAATcgctctggagtgccagagtgtgctctgtgCGTTCGTAAATTTAGAGAaatgtcagattgtccattcgtaaattcagagcggacagttgacgctctggccgaggagtagggttgatccgagcgttctgacctcacaacggcagtcgagcacccaagctaactggttaaagttggctagcttgctagctacttccagacataaatgagagaacacctcactctgaccattttactcgcccaaGCAGAGCAGGCTAGGCTCATGTCATCTAGAgagttggtgactgtaactgctgctggcaacaatttaagaACTTTTTTGctagttattctgcgctctgatACACTCAGACTAGAGTGCGCTGAAATCTGAGTAGGGGTGCGTTCGTAAAtgcactctggctatctactccaatttcagagcactctcgtttgTGCCAGCGCActgaataactgatgaatttacgaaagcgcaacacccattgaatattaCCGGTTGGTAGACGTTGGCAAAAAAAactatgaaattgttgccagtagCAGTTAGTCACAAACGCTCGAGATGACATCTAAAAAACGTAATTTGCTCTGCTATGGAGAGTGAGGTGTTCTTtcatgtgtctggaagtagctagcaatctagccaactttagcctgttagtagtcaagcacccaagctagcCAAAGCGTCCAgcgtgcgctctgaacgctccgagagcgaaacaaaTTTATAAACGCCCAGAACGCAGTCTGAGCGCAcactggcactccagattgaatttacaacCACACCCTAACTAGCCaaagtgaatttacgaacgcacccttgATGTTTATCCTTGTTTGCGCTGATACTGACACCTGGTGGTTGCTATGGTGACGCCAGCGTCTATATCATCCGTCATGTCACGCAGAGTGATGTGAAAGCCTTTCATAATGAGGACATTATTGAACGCACATGCTGGTATTTTTTCGATTTCTCTTGCAATTTCAATTTAAACACTAGCATACCAATTAGAACGAAGCAATGATATTAGTATGGACAATGGAAAGTAGTAAATATATTGATCTGAACAACCCTTATCCCTTCCCTCTACCTGTGTATATGGGGTTAGACTTAACAGTTTTTTAAAAACAAAATCACACTTTATTTTCAGAGAACACGAGAAAACCTTACAAACAGCACCACAGTAACAAACCTACCTATTATTCTTTAGCTTTCATGATCAAAGTCCAAAAAACATTCACACTTTAACACactacaccgagtgtacaaaacattaggaacacctgctcttcccaTTACATTCCAACTAggcgaaagctatgatcccttattgatgtcacctgtgtctatgaagtggaggagacgggttaaaggaggatttttaagcctcgagacaattcagacatggattgtgtatgtgtgccattcagaaggtgaatgggcaagacaaaatatttaaatgcctttgaacaggatatggtagtaggcactccggtttgagtgtgtcaagaactgcaatgcttttctgtgtgtatcaataatggtccaccactcaaaggacatccagccaacttgggaagtgtgggaagcattggagtcaacatgggccagtatcccggTGAACTGAGGCTGTACAgagggcaaaatggggtgcaactcaatatcaggaaggtgttcctaatattttgtacactcagggtaTAATACCAGCATTCATTCATATAAGTACTGAAAAAGCTTTCAAGCACACATTTCTATAATAGCTTTCCACTATAGCGATGTAGCGTTCTACTGTATAGCACTATTGGATGAAACTCCCACCCTGGTACAGCTAGCTAATCAATGTGCCAGACGGATGATCGATAACACTCTATTGACATACAGTAACCTGCTCTGTTACAGCATTTTCCTTTGGCCATATAATACAGCAACCATTGTGGTTTCCACCAGAACCATGTTGACGCGCTAAGAATAACATCACACAGTTCCACAGCAGCCCTGTCAGCATCTCCGCAGACGACAGCACCTTCTGTATTAGTATCACAAATAGCCGTGTCCCActctattgcctatatagtgcactaattatGATCAGAGTGcacaaaagttgtgcactacatagggaatagggtgccagttgggatGCAACTAATGAGTGGAGAAGGGTCAGAGGGTCTGTACTATGACAGGGTAGAGCAGAGACAGGTGTTCAGCTCCTCTGATAGGTAGTTTGTGCATGGTGTAGTAGTGGATGACCTCTGGTACAGAGGAGAATGGAGGACTGTTCTCTCCCAGGACGTAACGACTCTCTGAACTCCGAGTGAACTTCATATGCATGAAGCCCTGACAACTCCtgaaagacagaggagagagagaaaaagagagagcagcGTTATAAAATCCTTAACATCTTATTAGGGCCTAGATAAATATGGAAAACCCATGGAAAACACATTTACGATGATGTGATTGGTATAATGTAGAACATCAGGAAGGCTTCCTGAGTGGtccagtggtctaaggcactagagatcctgggtcgagtccaggctctgtcgcagccggccgcgaccgggagacccatggggcggcgcacaattggcccagcatcgtccgttttcggggagggtttggtcggcagggatgttcttgtcccatcgcgcactagtgactcctgtggcgggctgggtgcagtgcacgctgaaacgccaggtgtttcctccgacacattggtgcggctggcttccaggttaagcgggtgttgtgtcaagaagcagtgcggcttggctgggtttcgggggacgcacagctctcgaccttcgcctctaccgagtccgtatgggagttgcagcgatgggacaagactaactaccaattggataccacaaaattgtggagaaaaacaAACTAACCAAAAAGATAACAccaggagaatgagagagggagagtgtgtaaAGGtacctgagggagagagagtagtctTGTGGGCAGGTCTGGCTCTTCCTCACCAGGTAGGAACTCTCTTTGCACAACGTCAGTAGAGTCTCTGCCTCCGCACGACTCACAGCACCGTGGTACCACCTGCAAGGGGGACATATTACTGTGTGACGCATAGCAAGGGACACAAAATTGTGACACACGGCCAGGGGGAGCTTCTTAAATTATACTGAGAGTCAGTGGTTGAGGGGAGGAACTTACACCTGTctctccaggggcaggcaggggtccactctctcacccaggATAGGGGGGGTGTCACCAGGCCTCCGAAGGCTGGCTGGGGCTGTGGGGCTGGTCCTGAGTAGTTTGGCCTGGTCTGACTGGGCTAACGACTTCTCCCACTCTGCCCCCTCAAACTTCACTACAAATGGAGAGTTTTATTAGCCAACTACTTAAATACCTGGGCAACAGGTAGCGGTTAAGAGAGTTGAGCCAGTTACCGAaatgtcgctggttcgaatcccgagcagactaggtgaaaaatgtgcccttgagcaagggacTGAACCctgattgctcctgtaaatcgctctggataagagcgtcggcTAAATGAATAAAATGTAAAACTGCAGCATCTACTGAGTGCCTCCTACAACAGAATAGATCAGAGCACTGGTGTACTTGCTAGAGCTTTAGAGATGTATTTTAAAGCCCAACAATTCAGTGATGCTTTCCTCTATTAGATATCTACCTGCTAGAGCTTTGGAGATGTTGTCCTTCTTCCATTCCCAGGGCTGGTCGTACTCCTCTGCTGGTCTCTCATCGTCCTGGGGCAGCCTGCTCTCTCTGACCTCAatctggaagaggaggaggaggaggagaggatgtagGAGGATGATGAAATCaaaacagagaagaagaagaagattgtTACCTGTTCGTCCCTGAGGAACTCTCTCCCCTGCTGCTGCGGTGGCGCCCCCCGGTGGCGATGTCGAGTCCTCTCATCGTAGGGGTCATCATAGAGTTGATCTCCGATCCCAACCACAACCCTTTCACTGCCCACTCCTGGCTGGCCCCGCTCTGGGCCCTGCTGGAGCTCTACACACACAATCAATTCATTAACTGTGAGTCTATGCATCTCAGTAGTACGTCAGTCATTTTAGACAGCCAGGCGTGAAGTCcaatgtgtgggtgtgtaggCAACAGCTAAAAGGAACCAACCTGTGATGACCCTCTGGGCTTCAAAGGGTTCCATGTAGCTGCTGCTGTCCCCTGGACGGAGACTGAGACCTAGGATAGGGTTAGGGCTGAAGGCTACCAGGGTAGGACTGGTGATGGGGCTGAGGCCCAAGATAAGGTGTGGGCTAGGGTTAGGCTCCCAATCTGCTCTAAGCCGTGGAACTGGTCTGGCATCAAACGGGTCCGAGTAGTCAGTGTCGGAGTTCCCTACTGCTGcaggagcagagggaagcacCTGGAGAGAGTGATGGACGGTGGGTGGGTTAGAGAGGAAAAAGGGTAAAAAGAATTTTTTAAAATACTAAAGAGTCAAAGCCATAATGAGGAGAATCATGTGGATACAAAGAACATGAAAGAGGGAGATcaacaataaaaacaacaacTGTCAAGCCATACCGGTTCTTGGTGGATGGTGACGGGGCTCAGGGGGATCTTACTGCGACTGAACTCCTGAGAATCCACCTTGATCAGCCTGTGTTTGGGAGACACCACCTTCACCTGGAACACATTATAACAACCTTTAAAGACCTGTAATAACATGGTCATAACACCTGTAAAgccatgtgtttgatactgttAGATCCACCCCATTCCAGCAATTACATTGAGCCAGTCCTCCTATATCTCTGCCAACCAGCCCCCTCTGCTGTAATAACAGCAGAAGATATAACATTTCCCacctctgcatcgttgggaaggacAGAAGCGAAGGCGGGAAATGCATGCAGGCTTACTGTCCCCCTGCAGCCACCGTAGCAGCCATTTTGTGGTTTCTCTGCGCTCTGGTAGGGGTCTTCAAAGTCCAGGTCTTTCTGGGCTCTGTAGGCCCTCAGGATCTCACTCTCTGTGTAGTCAGGACGCGGAAGCTGGGGGGCGTCACGACGGCTGCCGAAGTTCAGGTAGTCCTTTAACCACTTTGCCATGGGGTCTGAGGGAAGGAGAATAAAGCAGAATATTACATCATATCTAACTAACACTTCCAATAATGTGCTTACCGTGACAATGGAATCAGTAAAAACAATAACACACTGGCATTCAGTGGACGCGTATCAGGCTAGGTGTGTGAGGGAATAAAACACTGGGTCTGGCAGTCAGTCATTGGACAATGTAAGTGATCAGGGTAGGTCAGACAATTTATCTAAGAGGAATATTAACGTTCTAATGTAACTAATTAGATAACTTGCTTGGTATGGGTGCAGTGGACATGAAAGGAGGAAAGACTGGCATGATAGACCTCTGGACCCTAGTTGTTTAAAGgcccatatatataacatattGAGCAAAATAAATGACTTTTTCAATcacactagctaacgttacctataTAACCTTTGCTTTGTGACAGGAGGATCGGAGCTAGATAAAGCTAGGTAGCCGAACTGGAATGCATTCATCAAACTAACGTTTGAGAGAGTAGCAACTGTTAGCTGGCTAGATATTGTACTGTATTTCCAGATAATTTTATTTACAAGGCTATATTTCGTTTGAATCTGGAAAGCGACAGACAAGCTAGTCAGTCATGGATCTAACGTTACCTACTACGAATGTTTGGCTATTGTCTGGCTAGCTATAATCagctgatgttagctagctaacattattacTAACGTTAGTAATGTTTGGTGCAACATTGAAGAcataacgttaactagctaacgttagctatgcaGCTTATATTTGCATAATAAAAAACGATACACTGTCAATACTTACGTTTTGATGGAAATCGGGGCCGTTAGCCAATGACGTATTTAATTGTGTGTCCACCCCCcatgaattcacagaaatgtcattgtagctagctaacgttagctagttaacttcCCTCGTCTTGAGCTGAATAAAACAAGTTTGCCTGCCACGAACGTAAATTAACTACACTACGTCAGTCAGTCCGTTTAAAACAAAGATTAAATGCATTTTGTAGGATAGTATTTCAGTTagcaagcaagctagctagctagttggctaacgtTACAATTTCTATCTAGCTAACTAATTCGACTATTTTAGCCAGAAATGGTTAGCTCACCAAGCTACAAAAACAACGGTTAGCTAGCTACAAGAAAGTATTCTTCGGtggggtttaacggcggttggcatccaatattaATGGCCCATTACCGCCACCAAATGGACTGGAGTATAAATTCATTATACTTCGTAATACAAAAAAAGTATTGCCAACCAACCCTTCACCCATTAAAAACCCACCACTCCATTCCACTATTTTGAACCTATCTGATCCTATACCAGGCAGATGGTCTGGGAGGACGGGACACTACCGTTCAACACACCCTCTTCTGCTTTAAAATCTTGTAAACCCAAGTAtgtctctgcagctgccaccacaacacctattttctgtgattttccATTCCATTCCTGCAGGACAGTTGACAACCATAGCAATAAACACTAaaaagccaaccttactgaagcacattGCATTCGTAGGCCTATCACTCTGCACTGGCAAAATTCTACAACTCACCTGGAGCCTCTTAGGATCCCTTACCCTTGAcgcatcttcctctactttcttcactgcctcagcatacgacacATTCTGTACAACTCTGACCCTGGCAACTTCAACCTGCCTCTCTGACAATGGAGACTTCTGATCCCCAGTAACATGAGCACCCCTACAGTTAGCCCAATATTGGACTAAAGGAGCCTCACGTTACTCAttagtccaaggaccttacatgttctgttaAATTGGTGAATTGGCTCTGGAAGCCAAAACAgacaaatactccatctaaatgtgaatcgattctcaattgcagtattgttctagaaacataaatacttctactttcatatcacaaatgcaaaatatacacttactgtcCACTGTTTTACCAGttagattattattttttgtcacatgcacagggtcgCATTTgtaattgcagggtacagtgaaatgctcactttTGTTTCTGTAAGTATAcagacaaggaggcatacaaagatATGTCAATTGGTGTTGGTATGTTGTGCAGATCACAtttaccatcctcctcccttactTCTTCAACAaatatcccataggcctctacattatggacacgGTATGTGTGTGAAAAGCATTATCAAAAGTTATTTTATATTCAGCATATTCTTATAGACTACATATTCTTACCTCTGTggattgatatccattgaattgtgtccattttctgttttataaagatttgcacaaatatgaaaagatagatggtatcatcataaaacaatatcaatttagatcatacaagggacaaacTTTACCTAAAAATGTAGGAAATCTTAAAAAtgttcagttgggcagttaggttcctgcaatAACCCCCACCAACAAGGAGGTTCCACCATGAACCCGacctcctatggggttcttggaagaacctaTTGGGGGCCATTTTGAGTTCCAAGAACCCAAAGGTTCTTtcaagaactttgaggatcttaaaagaacccttgttgaacccctaattTTTTGAGTGTAGGCCGTATTTGTACTGTTTAACCATACAATTGTCCTgtgtggggcggcagggtagcctagtggttagagcattggactagtaactgaaaggttgcaagttcaaatccctgagctgacaaggtacaaatctgtcgttctgccctgaatccactgttcctagtctGTCATTGAATATAAGAATCTGTTCTAATCTGACTttactagttaaataaatgttaaaaaaaacaGTATCTTTAACACAGTTGCAGCTGACATTATTTGTGTCTTCTGTTGACACACGGGTGTTCGTAGTCCACTCTGTCATCTGtctgttttccataaacaagaGCTGTATCACATCGCCATGTGTGAATCTTAACCCTAGCCCTATAAAGTTGTATCAATTAAACCTCTTTTTTTTaatatgaaagataaggtccttatgcttccaaaaccatACCGCAAGCGACgcgtgttaatgttcagaccgagcGTTGTCGTCCTTAACAAAACTCCCCCCTACAGAAGACTCCTTCGTCTaatgactcttatgtgtaatggAGTAATGTAATGGATAGTCATGACCAAGGGCTACCCTACAGTTAACACATGCTGCTTTACTGATGCTACAAAGTCCTTTgtcccatgccctcctgcacacatAGGAATCTCCcttctacacactgctgcaacgtGACCATAAGCTTGGCACCTGAAACACCGTAGTGGGTTCGGCACAAAAGCTCTTACGGGATAACTGATATAGCCTAACATGACTTTGTCGGGTAACGACTCAAAATTAACTCAAAAGGACAGACAgtgactcttctgtttcaccatGCTCGCCACCGGTCTGCGTTGCACCAAATGGCAGGCGTCACAGACACCGGGAATCATCTATTTCAGTTGCTCCACCTCCACCCTTACCTCAGTAATCACACCTTTCAACGACACCCTGTTTCTGAGAGCAAAACTAGTAACAAGTCTTGTCCCCAGCTCCCTCTGGgtggaagaaacacaaaaaaaTCATCACAAGTCCACTTCGGGTTACCTTCACTGATTCAACAGTACCCAATTCCATTTTCACCCAACAAGAAACCACATATGGGTCAGCCAAAAGGCAGGGGTCCACTTTCTCCAAAAATGTCACTTCTACTGGACCAGAATCATCTTTATCATGACAATCAGTGTGAGGCAAGGGCTCAGAGATCTTCACCACATAGTGATGTGATATCTGAGCGAAACTGAGAATGAATGGGCCAACATTTCATATTTTCTTTactgacaaaaaaacaaaaactttGGCGTATATTTCTAATATTTAACGCAGGCTGTCTTTGAATGTTTtagctaaatatatatatatacacatttaacAAAAACTCCACCTACAGGGCACGTGCCAGCCTGCCAGGAGAGCTCAGCAGCTCAAATAAAGAGCATGCCAAGCCCCTTTCGGAAATGTACCCTACCATACCGGCAGATGACAATGTTGATCTGGCATGGAGTGTCATCTTTCATTCCAAACGCATTAGTAGCCAGCAATACATTTGAACTGCCCCAACCACATCCGTTTCAACAGAGCCACGGCACGATGCAAGCGTGTCACAATGAATGTGCAGGCAGAGAGTTGACATGCTGTACAGCATTGGAGACGGGGGCCAAATCTCCTTTTCCATTCCAGATGAGGTGGAAGAGAACATCTGAATTTTCTAGTTCCTCAGGACAAGTGGGGAGTATGACTGTGTGAGAGAGcagtttgttgttgttgccattgtTACAATCACTTGATTGTTGTTGAGTCAAGTACACACCAGTGCCTGTTTAGTAGCCAATTTAGTGTGATACCTTGAAGTTCAATCAAGGAGCATTTTAGGAAAAGTTATGCTTCTGTCACATTGATTTCATGTTCTAAACTCACAAAAGCAGCCTACTACAGCTGAGAATTTTGGTCTTTGGGTAAAGTCGTGTGTACATGAAATGATCAAGTAAACTCTATTCtttgtggcaggtagcctagtggttagagcattgggccagtaaccgaaaggttgttagattgaatccctgagctgacaaggtaaaaatctgttgttctgcccttgaacaaggcagttaacccactgttcctaggccgtcattgtaaataagaatttgttcttaacttacttgcctagttaaataaaggttaaataaaaataaacatttgtatttctatctgcaacacaGGCCTACATTTACAACCTCCACACCCAGTGTCTCTCCAGGACCAGTTCAGTGACCCCTGCCCAATAACACACAACTGTAAAAAAACACTTAGCTAGGACCTAAAGTACATTTTTATGACTCCAGAAAAGTCAGACATTGTACTCAAATCCGTTTTTTTCAGATTGGGTAGGGCACAAGAGAAAATAGTTTAGAATGTGCCACAGTGCAAGAAAACATTTAGTGAACCACTGATTTAGAGTAAAATATGTATTTAATGAAAAGTCAAAACATGACATACACCTTTACAAAGTTGGAGGGTAGTTGGTAGATGgacatttcaaaatgtattttctaaAATCACAGGTGAAAACTAATTACATTGGGGGTAAGGGTCACAAAGCAGAATGATACAATTCAGCCCTTTAACTCTCCTATATACCCTGAAACAAATACAGTAGTTTTAAATCACAGGCATCAAATTGCTTACCCCTTTCTTACACCTAATAACCATCCTTGTGTTGTGATCTTGAAAATCCCAAACCGTTCTGGGTTGTGTGGAACAGGTGAATTGCCCAACATAATATCAACACAATTCCATATCACGAAGTTCAGACAGACTGAGCATTTTGATTAGCCAAAGCGTCGCCAGCCTTTCTCTCATTCACTGTTGTTGCTGTCATCACTGTCGGAATACGCCCCCAGGAGGCTGAGCGACGACGACCCATTCTGTGCTGTGATTGGCTTAGTAGCCTCCGTCAGTACGATAGCAGCTGCCTTTGAAACtgcaaagcaggaagtaccaaAGTTATATTGACAGAAATAGCAGTAAAAGTATCTTCAACCCATACAACACGTAGAGCAGAGTGACTTCCTGCGGTGCTAACAGACAAAATACTGCTACAATTGTCTCTTCTCAGGCTGCACTGTCCATTGAGGCATTGGTAAGAGCCAATAATGACAGCGTTGACAGTAATGAATCCTGTTGTTATTGACTGCTGTACAAGGCGTCCGCATGCTTTACAGCTGGAAGAATTCCTGCATATATTATGGCTATGTTTTGGTCTGTTTTCAGTGAGGGTTGCCCCCAGGAAAACATTGTGTGCGCCCGAACAGCTGAAGTTCAGAGCctaagtctacgccccttcgtcagtgattggtcaacagtagagattcttcaataaagtctttgttgttattcaacgagagacgactcgTTTTTTTATGCAAATGttttcattgagaaatactgcaccaaacatcttagttagatgtaaaattgcgcgactaagatctcctcgTCAAAATTACTTTGGTCGCCAGCTGTAcgatgtttcctctgacacattggtgcggctggattccgggttaagcgagcagtgtgtcaagaagcagtgaggcttggtggggtcgtgtttcggaggacgcatgactctcgACCGTTGCCTCTTCCGAGTCCATacggagttgcagtgatgggacaagactaactaccaattggattcatcacgaaattggggagaaaa from Salvelinus namaycush isolate Seneca chromosome 40, SaNama_1.0, whole genome shotgun sequence includes these protein-coding regions:
- the LOC120033556 gene encoding testicular haploid expressed gene protein-like, with amino-acid sequence MTSRMVQLAQPKPNLLRFPDRRSVYWLDELPPERNGSTTKFELTPHWSQLCGRKRLHSGFEQSRSSPQWEVSVAALSAYPSNRVCSLALPRLPTAGWEYDRPLLASLSTAVQTAVASPRVCQLACPKRRQGLYSPHSSKTSLAPPHPAATSSRLQLLAIPKSVHPQYAQDRPVIWPVPGPVRKAVASERVQVLSQPNQRKALFHGYNPYTVTLAARSASASPRLQELCLPLPRKCKGK
- the LOC120033543 gene encoding SH2 domain-containing adapter protein F-like — its product is MAKWLKDYLNFGSRRDAPQLPRPDYTESEILRAYRAQKDLDFEDPYQSAEKPQNGCYGGCRGTVSLHAFPAFASVLPNDAEVKVVSPKHRLIKVDSQEFSRSKIPLSPVTIHQEPVLPSAPAAVGNSDTDYSDPFDARPVPRLRADWEPNPSPHLILGLSPITSPTLVAFSPNPILGLSLRPGDSSSYMEPFEAQRVITELQQGPERGQPGVGSERVVVGIGDQLYDDPYDERTRHRHRGAPPQQQGREFLRDEQIEVRESRLPQDDERPAEEYDQPWEWKKDNISKALAVKFEGAEWEKSLAQSDQAKLLRTSPTAPASLRRPGDTPPILGERVDPCLPLERQVWYHGAVSRAEAETLLTLCKESSYLVRKSQTCPQDYSLSLRSCQGFMHMKFTRSSESRYVLGENSPPFSSVPEVIHYYTMHKLPIRGAEHLSLLYPVIVQTL